Part of the Lolium rigidum isolate FL_2022 chromosome 6, APGP_CSIRO_Lrig_0.1, whole genome shotgun sequence genome, CCAACCTAGATACCCCATACCGCATAGCAGTAGTCCCCAACCAGCGATGCACGCCTCATACCGGCCCACCGTGTTCGTCGCTCAGAGCTACGGCGATACTCACAGCCAGCAACGCCAACCATCACCATAGTGAGCGGTAAGGACGCTCATGACTTTCACTAGTACCTAATAGTTTACCGCTCGCGTGCGGATTTTAGCTACTAGTCGTGTGTGCGGATCCGCTAGTGATACCTCGTCAGTGGTAACTAGTAAGGGTTACTTGTCGCGTCCAAACATGGCAAGTGGCTAGTAGGCTACTTACCGGTCACGTGCTGTCATGGCACGCTGACGATAAGTTCAGTGGCAGCACGTTGCCCGCACACTGCCAGCGCAGTGCCCGCATGTTGCCAGTACTTCTTAAACTGCCCAACTATACGGCTACCTACGATCAAACAGTACCAAATATACATAACCATGATGATACAATTATACCAGTGACCAAACCATTATTTGATCTCAAATGTTAGAACAGAAGATCACAAGCTAGTTACTAATCTAAACTAAAATCACATAGATGAGAAATGCAGCCACGATGAGCAGCATGAGGACGAAGGTGGTTTTCATCCGGTTCGTCCtcatctctctcctctctccagcAGTTGGCGTGTTGTGGTGTGGCCTACAGATGGCGGTGATGTTCGTGGGTGGCGGCACAGCGAGGAGAGTGCTCAGAGTCTTTCTCCCCAACCGTGACTTCCGGTATCCATGCGTGCTCGAAGCGTTCTACTCCGACAGGTCTGTCGCCCTTCGATTCAGGGCGAGAAAGCAGGGAGCTTTCTTTGGAGGTGAAAGGAATGGTGCTTGAGTATTTTGCTTGGTCTCGGAAGGTTGAAGATGGCCCGAGTCACTCAATAGCAGTCTTCTTCACCAACTTCGATGCCTTCTCAGACGGATCGCAAGGCTCGAAAACAGAAACAAAGGTTAAGCTGTGTTTCATTTCTTCTCCTATATGCTTGTTGTTTTTCGTCTCCTGTTAAACTTGTCGTTAATGATCTTATTAATTTAAGACAGAGCTACGACCTTGTGTTTAAAACCAGCAGTCCCTGATATTTAGCTTTTTTTTAGAGTACCCgacattttgattttttttagggATACACGACATTTAGTGTGTTCGATaataatcctacaaagaaaaaaaaaagtctttTAACTCTGGAGTCAGACATATCTGATTGGTCTGGCCCATATAAATGCCCAAGCGGACAAGCCCAACTAGCCGCGGCTACCTTGATCCCCAAATACGGCCAAACCATGGTGCTGCCGTGTCTCGAGTTCCCCTAGAATCCCAAATCTCCTAAGTTCCCACGGCGGGGCAGGGCGAGGCGCAGCTGGAGCGACGATCCACGTGGGAGGTCTCACCGGCAGGTGGCGTGCTGCGTGCATCAGCTCGGTTTCTCACCTGGATTCTGTTTCTTCTTCGCCAAGCAGCTCAAATTGTCATCTTTCTGAATTCCCACGGCGGCGCAGGGCGAGGCGAAGTGACAGTCCGCGCCGGAGGGGCGGCGGCGTGTTGCGTGTATCTCATCTTGATTCTGTTAGTTCTTCGCCAACCATCTCAATTTGTCATATTTGCTGCACCATCTACGAATGGACGATGCATCCCGTTGGGCGTGTCTCTACCCAGACTTGGTTCGGCTGATTGGGTGGCGGGTGCTGGCCGGAGATCTGCTCGATTACGTGCGCTTCCGCGCCGTCTGTCCACTCTGGCGCTCCAGCACCGTCTGCCCACTTGGCCGCGGCCTCGTCGACGAGCGCTTCCACCCGCGGCTGTGGGTGCTGCTGCCCGAGGGCCGCGCGCTCTTCCCCGGCCACAGCGAGCTCCACGGGTACGTCCGCTTCTTCAACCTCTCCACGGGCCTCTCCGTGCGCGCACGCCTCCCGCTGTTCGAGGACCACCGCATTCTCGACTCGGTTGACGGCCTCGTCCTCCTGCTACAGGAACGAGACGGCGCCATCCGCCTTCTCCACCCCTTCACCGGCGACATCGCCGAGCTCCCGCCTCTCTCAACCCTCGTCAGTGACTTTGCGGCCAAGTCTAAGCTGTCTTCCATATGGGATCTGTCGGATTTCAGGAAAATCAGTGCTACCTCCGTCAGCGTGAGCTCGGATGGACTCATCACGGTCATGATTCTTCTTTCAATGATGGGCCACGTGGCCTTTGCTACCACCTCCGGCGGCATTGACCGGCAATGGAGTGTCTCAAGCTGGAGCCTTTCACCCATGTGGAGGTCAGTGTCGTTCCAAGGAAGGCTGTACATATTGCAGCGTTCCGGTTATAACAGTAGTAACCCACAGATTCTCCAGATCGACCCTCCACACCATGATAAGGAAATCCTATCGCCACCAAAGTTGATTGCCACATGCCCAGGCAAAATCCAGCCTCCATACCACCTGGTACAATGTGACTCGGATGTTCTGGCTATCGGTTGTAGTGACAAACCTAATTCTTTGCACCTGTTAGTTTACAGATTAGCTGACCTTATCCTAAACAAATTTACCCCAGTAGAGAGCATTGGGGGAAATGTTCTATTTGCCAATATCGAAAGGAGTCTGAGTGTGAGCGCTAGGGCGCTCCCTACCATTGTTGGCGACACCATTGTAAAACTCAAACCCAGGGACATACATCTTGGGGAGTACCACCTCAAGGGTGGCACATGGTTGAGGACAACCGATGAATCTACTTGTGGTCTTGAACCGTCCCCTGGTAACCTCATTCAtcgtatcttctggtgccatcatAATCGGTGAGCTAATTGTTCTTTCTAACCTGCTTGTTTCTAAATAAAGACTATTGTGTTGCTTGATGAAACAATTATTTCCCCACTTATGGCTGCAGGGACAACAAACAAACTTATTTTCTAGGGGACTCTACCCCTAGGTTAGTGAGGAGAAACTGGAGAGATGAGGTACATAGTCCCTTGTAACAACCAATATATGCAATAAAGAGACAACTTGCACTCATGAGGATAGCACTCATTTTTTGAACTCTTATAAAAATAATTGCATTTGTGAGGGAAACTTAACAATCTAAAATGGACATATTTCTCTTTATTCTGAATGTCCTAAAAAATGTATTTAAGCAAAATTCAAACACAAATGTTTATATTTTACtagtaaaatgcccgtgcgttgccacgggtgacAAAACAGATTATGAAGCAGAACAATGGTTGAAATTTAAATAAATCATTATTGCAATTATTCATGCCAATTCTACCTCTGTAGCACAAACAAATAACATTCTGCCACCaaagattggtacttccttcatcCTAAAATAGATAACTTAGTTTTGTCTTCAtaggtactccctccattctaaaaTAAATTACTTAGTTTTATCTATACTCaaaaatatatatacatattttagTTATACATATGTATATCTATATAAATTGAGTTACTTATTTCAGGACAAAGGGAGTACATAATATTTCCGAACCCACTAAATTTATTCTTACGATAGATTTCACTTTGTGTCAAGTTGGATGGTGAAAACCAGTGAGATCATATATATAGTAGGACAAGTGACCTCACATAAATAGAATGAATGGAATTACAACACTGTGTTTAGACATTAGCACTCTATTCAAAATATTCATATTTATATAGTACTATACATATATCATACATGTTAAAGGACATGTAAATATCTTGTCCAGTAGAAGCATTCCCCCATCACCCCAGTCGCTCCTCCCTTAAGATTCAAGCTTCAAGCCTTCGAAGCCCCTTTAGCCAGCATCTCGCCTGCCTCGAGAATGCAGTTCTAAAGATGCGTAGAGTCAGAGTTGCTTGCCTTCCTTTTAGAAAATGATTATATACTATAACTGAATAAAAACATTGCTCATAAGTTCATAAATAAAACACCACTTGAAAGCATACACATTATTCCTAAGACACTATCAAAAAACTTGCGGACTATAGCAAATCCAATACCATGTGAAAGAAGACACTACTATTCTCTACATAATTAAATTCGTTTCAGCAATCTAAATGGTTGGAATAGAGAAATCTGATAGTTATACTGTACAAATTATCAACAATGTCATCCAAGCGCCTCATCACTTCCGTGTACATCTCCAGCTTGTCACGGGACAACAAGGCATGTAAAAGATCATTTGACTTCATTTGACTTTGATGCACATTGCAAGTAGAATAGGAGTTTTTTTCACAAACAGCAATGCAATTTCTAGTGTCAAATTCCTATCAAATGCTTCATTCAGTGGTACAGGACCATCATGCGCTTTATTTTCTCAGGGCAGGAGGGAATCAAAGGTGTAAGCAGTATATAAAATACATGCTTCCTCCTAAAAAAATTTCATGCTTCCTCTAACCTTCTAGCATGTTCATGTATGCAGTATATAAAGTACATTCTTGCTGCAATTTTGTAGACAAAAGCACATGCAATTTTGTGGCTCATGTGGAGCTCTACAGAGCATTTGCTATCATCGAAAGCAGTACCACACTTAGCTAGTTCATCAGCCACATTGATAAATAAGGTCCACTAAATAAGCTAACCAAAGTAGCAAATTACTAATGCATCTGCCATGCAAATGCATAACTGAATGAGCATTATCCCATGCTTCCCAATTATAACAGAagagatatatatatatgctaTTCTAAACTGAAGTCACTAAAGTGGGCAAAATAAGAGCTAGAAAATAGTGTACTATCTAAAATAGGTACTGAAAGTAGCTAAACATTTGCTAGATTGATAAAAGTGCAGATGTAACATCAACGATCTGGACTAAGCATTTGAGATAAATTGCATATTTATATGAGTAATTTATCTAGATCATAGATTCAAGGATACAAAGTTTCTTGCCTGGTGAGGGACTTTAGTGACATGCATATCGCTAGGACGGTAGTGCGCTGCCGCCGCTGCATTAGTCTCACGGGACATCCCCTCCTATATTGTTACAGATCCAAGTTCACCTGTTTTAGTATCACGATTAGGTGACCATGATAGCAAGTTAACAACCATGCACTCCACAAAAGTGGATAAGATGTAGCATTACGACAATATAAATGTGCAGGGAGGCTAGTACATCATTTGGAAAGCAAAAAAAAGAAGAACAAACTCATGTCAGTGTGGAGGTCTTAAATTGTGTACAAATGTTTCAAGCTTCAGTTGACAGACATAATATACAATTATTAAAGGTTATTAAGGGTTATCGGAAAGTTTCCGCTTCGCTGCACATCATATCTTGATCCTGGTACTTTAGATTGCATAAGACACATATACAATTAATTGAATAACAAATACTAATATTATCCATCTTATTGCGGAGAAAAAGAAGAATATCCTTCAAAGTTAAACAAGTATCACTTCATTGATGCTCACCAAATTAACTAAAGTTCACCCCGGCTAAAATATTACTGTCAGACGATGGATGAGAGAACCCAAGGACGACAAAAAATCTTGACGTATTGGTTTACGTGAGGAGGAACATATttattctttttaagtagtgtagaagaCATTTTTAGCAGTTGCCTGCTATCCCCCCTCC contains:
- the LOC124662888 gene encoding uncharacterized protein LOC124662888 encodes the protein MDDASRWACLYPDLVRLIGWRVLAGDLLDYVRFRAVCPLWRSSTVCPLGRGLVDERFHPRLWVLLPEGRALFPGHSELHGYVRFFNLSTGLSVRARLPLFEDHRILDSVDGLVLLLQERDGAIRLLHPFTGDIAELPPLSTLVSDFAAKSKLSSIWDLSDFRKISATSVSVSSDGLITVMILLSMMGHVAFATTSGGIDRQWSVSSWSLSPMWRSVSFQGRLYILQRSGYNSSNPQILQIDPPHHDKEILSPPKLIATCPGKIQPPYHLVQCDSDVLAIGCSDKPNSLHLLVYRLADLILNKFTPVESIGGNVLFANIERSLSVSARALPTIVGDTIVKLKPRDIHLGEYHLKGGTWLRTTDESTCGLEPSPGNLIHRIFWCHHNR